The sequence GCAGCCGCGACTACATCAACGTGATCGTGGCCGGCAAGCAGCCCGCGCTGAACTACCTGACCATGGACCAGGCGATCGCCCACTGCACCCGCGGCCTCGGTATCTGGGACTTCGCCAGCAACGACCACGACGACGCGTCGCCGGGCGCGGACGGCCTGCCCGACGTCGTGCTGGCCTGTGCGGGCGACGTGCCGACCCTGGAGACGCTGGCCGCGGTCGACCTGCTGCGCCAGCACCTCCCGCGGCTGCGGATCCGGGTGGTGAACGTCGTCGACCTGATGGCGCTGCAGAGTGAGTCCGAGCATCCGCACGGCATCTCCGACGCCCGGTTCGACGCGTTGTTCACGGCGGACCGCCCGGTCATCTTCGCCTACCACGGCTATCCCTGGCTGATCCACCGGCTGACCTACCGGCGCGCCAACCACCACAACATCCACGTCCGCGGCTACATCGAGGAAGGCACGACGACCACGCCGTTCGACATGGTGATGATGAACGGCCTCGACCGGTTCCACCTGGTCGCCGACGTGATCGACCGGGTTCCGTCGCTCGGCGCCCGGGCGGCCCACGTCCGCCAGCTGATGATGGACGAGCGCCTCCGAGTCCGCGCCTACACCCGCGAGCACGGCGAGGACCCGCCCGAGATCAGTGACTGGGTCTGGCCCTACTGACCGCGTCCTCATCACTGGCTGGAGCTGATCACGCGTGAGTGAGCGGTCATCGTCAGCCGTGGACGTGCTGGTGGTCAACGCGGGCTCCTCGACGCTGAAGCTGGCCCTCGTCGCGCCGGGCGATGACCTGATCGGCGCGCGGGAGCTCGCCGCGCCCGGCGGCCACGCCGACCTCGCGGAGGCCCGAGCCGCCATCGACGAGCTGCTCGGAGCCGACGGCCTCGACCGGGCCAGCGCCGGGCGGGTCGCCGTCGGGCATCGGATCGTGCACGGCGGCACGGATTTCACCGCGCCGGTCCGGATCGACGCGCGGGTCGCCACGCGGCTCGCCGAGCTGACCGCGCTCGCGCCGCTGCACCAGCCGGCCGCGCTCGCCGCGCTCGACGAGACGCGGGCGCTGCTGCCGTACGCCGTCCAGGTCGCCTGTTTCGACACGTCGTTCCATGCCACGCTGCCGCCCGCCGCGACGACCTACGCCCTGCCGGCGGCCTGGCGTGAGCGGTACGGCCTGCGCCGCTACGGCTTCCACGGCCTCTCGCACTCCTACGCCGCCGGCCGGGCCCGCGCGCTGGCCGAGGCCCTGACCGGGTCAGCCGCCCGCCGGATCGTCACCTGCCATCTCGGCTCGGGGGCGTCGCTCGCGGCCGTTCGGGACGGGGTCAGCGTCGACACGACGATGGGCTTCACCCCGCTGGAAGGGCTCGTGATGGCGACCCGCTCCGGCGACGTCGACCCCGGCCTGCTGCTGTGGCTGCAGACCTCGGCAGGGCTGAGCGCCGAGGAGCTCACCGACCAGCTCTTCCACGCCTCCGGCCTGGTCGCCCTCGGCGGGACGGCCGACATGCGGGCCCTGGTGGAGCGCGCCGACCAACGTGAGGAAACGGCCGTGCTGGCCATCGCGGTGTATCTGCGTCGGCTGCGTGCCGGCATCGCCGCCATGGCCGCGTCGTTGGGCGGCCTCGACGCACTCGTCTTCACCGGCGGCGTCGGCGAGCACTCACCCCAGATCCGGGCCGCGACCGCCGACGGCCTGGCCTTCCTCGGAATAGCCCTGGACCCGGCCCGCAACGCCAACCATGACCCAACCACCACCCCCGACACCGACCTCACCGCCGACGGCGCCCCCGTCCGGTCCTACGTACTCGCCGCCCGCGAAGACCTAGAAATAGCCCGCGGCGTCCGCTCGGTCATCGCGGCCGAGTGACGTCGATTTCCATACCAATTTGGCGATCATCGACGGTCAGCGGTGCACTCACCCGCGATGATCGCCAGCCTGGTATCGAAACAGTCGCCCTGCGCCCGATAGGCGTCTTTTATCCATACCAGGTTCGCGATCTTGTCGATGGCGCCGGCCGGATACCGCCGAAGATCCGCGATCGGGTATGGAAACCGGCGCCACCTCCGACCGGAAGACCCGTCGGCAGCGTGACGCACCCTGCGCCGATGAAGGGTGACGGACTACGGCGTGGGCGAAGCGGTGGGGGAGATGGGAGTGGGGGCCACAGCGTCGGCCGGGCGGTGCCAGCCGACGGCGCGTAGGCCGGACAGGACGGCCAGGGCCACGAGGAGGGCCAGCAGAGCGGTCTTGGCGGGCCCGAGGACCCAGGCGGCGAGGCTGCTGCGTTCGCGGGTCAGCAGGATCGTCGCCGCGAACGAGGACGGGATCGTGATGACGGCGACCGCGTCCGGCCCGAGCCGCACCGGCAGGGCCGCCAGGCCGACCGCCAGGGCCATCAGGACCAGCAGGGCGACCGTCACGCGGGAGACGTCGGGGGACAGCGACAGGCCGACCGAGAGCCGGGCCCGGCTGGGGCGCCGGACGTCGGTCGTGTAGTAGGCGTAGACCTCGCGGTTGTGCTGGACGTCCTCGACGTAGATCCGCTCGATCTCCCGGTCGTAGAGGTCGAGCACGGCCGGGTGGCTGATCTCGATGCTGGAGTCGTCGGTGCCGATGCTGACGTGGTAGCTGCCCGGGCCGCCGGGGTCGAGGTCGACGAGCGCGACCGGGTTCGTCAGCGCCAGTGCCCGGGCTGGGCGGCGCCACCACCAGCCGGGGGTGGTCCGGGACGGGGGTGGTGGGCGGCGGCAGAGGATCGCCCGGCGTTCCTCGGTCATCTTGATCAGGCTCGGCTGGTAGGGGTCGAGCCGGACGGCGGCGAGCGCCTCCCAGCGCCGGCCGTACTCGGCGACCGTCGAGAGCACCGGCTCGGCGTCCGGGCCCGCCGCCCGCAGCTCGGCCACCCAGCTGACGAACGCCGCCAGGTGGCCCTCCACCTCGTCGGCGGTCGGGTTGTCGGGGCCGTCGGGGTCGCGCCACAGCTCGCCGGTGGCGAGCAGCAGCGTGCCCGCGCTGCACAGCGCGTCGAACGGCTCGTCGAGCGCGGTCATGAGCACCTCCTGCGCCGGCTTGACCAGCACGGACCACTGGCGCAACGCGGCCTCCGGCACCCACAGCTCGGCCGCCTGGCCCAGGTAGGTGTGCAGCGTCCCCAGCGACAGCGGGCGGCGGCCCTTCGAGGGCGCCAGCCGCGGGTAGTTGCCAGAGAACTTCCCGGGACGGAACCGGGAGATCGCGTCGATGACCCGGCGGACCGGCGCCGACGGCGGCAGGCCGATCCCGGCGGCCAGCAGCGCCACCACGTTGCCCTGGATCGCCACGGAGGTCGAGTAGGGCATCAGGTGGGCCGCGGTGTCGCCGGGCCCGGAGAGGTTGAAGCCGACCAGGGCGCGCTTGGGCAGCGTCGAGATCGGCAGCAGCACCGAGACCTCGGGCGGGAGGTGGCCCGTCGTGTCGATCCGGCCGGTCGGTGGCACCACGGAGGTCAGCAGGCCGTCGAGCGGGCCCCAGTTGACCGAGCGGGCGAGCTGGGCGCGGTTCGCCGACAGCAGGGTGAA is a genomic window of Pseudofrankia inefficax containing:
- a CDS encoding acetate/propionate family kinase — encoded protein: MSERSSSAVDVLVVNAGSSTLKLALVAPGDDLIGARELAAPGGHADLAEARAAIDELLGADGLDRASAGRVAVGHRIVHGGTDFTAPVRIDARVATRLAELTALAPLHQPAALAALDETRALLPYAVQVACFDTSFHATLPPAATTYALPAAWRERYGLRRYGFHGLSHSYAAGRARALAEALTGSAARRIVTCHLGSGASLAAVRDGVSVDTTMGFTPLEGLVMATRSGDVDPGLLLWLQTSAGLSAEELTDQLFHASGLVALGGTADMRALVERADQREETAVLAIAVYLRRLRAGIAAMAASLGGLDALVFTGGVGEHSPQIRAATADGLAFLGIALDPARNANHDPTTTPDTDLTADGAPVRSYVLAAREDLEIARGVRSVIAAE